DNA from Vitis vinifera cultivar Pinot Noir 40024 chromosome 19, ASM3070453v1:
GAAcctttcaaatgggtacatccacCTAAGGTAAACTGGTCCACAAAGTCTCAGCTCTCTTACAAGATGCACAGTAAGATGCACCATGATATCAAAGAATGAAGGTGGGAAATACTTTTCAAACAAGCACAATGTCACCACAACCTCATTTTGTAACTCATCTAATGTAGGAACATCAACCACTTTACTACAGAGAGTATTGAAAAAAGAACTCAATCTACAAATGGCATTCCTCACATGCTTTGGAAAAATAGATCGTAATGAAACAGGCAATAATTGCTGCATTAATGTATGGTAATCATGGGATTTCAAGCCATAAAGCTTCAAGTCTTCCATTGACACAAGGTTTCGAAGGTTAGAGCAGTATCCATAAGGAACCTTCAATTGTGAAAGAGTTTGGCAAAATaccttcttttccattttcgaAAGTGAATAACATGCAGGAGGGAGATAGGTTCTCTTTGATTCAAACTTTGGTGCCAATTCGCTCCTTAAGCCCATGTCTACAAGATCTAAACGACAGTTCAGTCCATCCTTTATCTTACCTGGAATGTTGAGTAAGGTACCAATGATGCTTTCacaaacatttttctcaatatGCATTACATCCAAATTATGACGAACATGAAGATATTTCCAATACTCAAGATCAAAGAATATGGACTTCTTCTTCCAACAATTTGGATTGCTAACTTTGGATTTACCAcgattaaacttttttttcccccatGAATTACAAATGACTTTGACTTTTTTGAGAATTTCCTCTCCAATTAATATTTGTGGAGGTGGCCTAAACTCTTGTTCACCATCAAAtgctttcttttgtttcctaaatGGATGGTTGCAAGGAAGAAATCGTCTATGTCCTGTATATGAGTTCTTTTTTCCATGTTTCAATCTACGAGAATATGTTTCTTCCTCGCATATTGGACAACCAAAATATCCTTTAACTGTGCACCCAGACAAGTTTCCATAAGCAGGGAAGTCACTGATTGTCCATAATAGAACAGCTCTTAATGTAAAGAACTCTCGTTGATGTGCATCATAAGCCTGGACTCCGACCTCCCACAATGTTTTAAGATCTTCTATCAGCGGTGCTAAATAGATGTCAATGTCATTACCAGGTTGTCGTGGACCTGAAATTAACaaagataacatcataaattttctcttcatgcaCAACCATGGAGGAAGGTTATAAATTATCATGAGAACAGGCCAACAACTATGTTTGCTACTTAATGAACTGTGAGGATTTATGCCATCTGCTGAAATGGCAAGTCTCAAGTTTCTAGGTTCTGAGGAAAACTCGGGCCATCTATGGTCAACTAGCTTCCATGATGGTGAGTCTGATGGATGACGCATTTTACCATCGAAATCTCTTTCTTCGGCATGCCATATGagctcttttgcaatttttactGATTGAAACattcttctaaatcttggaaCTGGAGGGAAATACCACATTACTTTCGCTGGAACCCCCTTCCTCTTTTTAGTTCCTGTTTTATCTGTCTTCCACCTTGAAGTTCCACAAGTAGGACATGACGATGCATCTTTCAACTCATTCCTATAAAGGATAC
Protein-coding regions in this window:
- the LOC132253364 gene encoding uncharacterized protein LOC132253364, translating into MVQAAQEDCKNDPESFQRLLKDAEKPLYPGCRNFTKLSALIKLYNLKARFGWSDKSFSELLEMLGNMLPVNNELPLSMYEAKKTLNTLGMEYEKIHACPNDCILYRNELKDASSCPTCGTSRWKTDKTGTKKRKGVPAKVMWYFPPVPRFRRMFQSVKIAKELIWHAEERDFDGPRQPGNDIDIYLAPLIEDLKTLWEVGVQAYDAHQREFFTLRAVLLWTISDFPAYGNLSGCTVKGYFGCPICEEETYSRRLKHGKKNSYTGHRRFLPCNHPFRKQKKAFDGEQEFRPPPQILIGEEILKKVKVICNSWGKKKFNRGKSKVSNPNCWKKKSIFFDLEYWKYLHVRHNLDVMHIEKNVCESIIGTLLNIPGKIKDGLNCRLDLVDMGLRSELAPKFESKRTYLPPACYSLSKMEKKVFCQTLSQLKVPYGYCSNLRNLVSMEDLKLYGLKSHDYHTLMQQLLPVSLRSIFPKHVRNAICRLSSFFNTLCSKVVDVPTLDELQNEVVVTLCLFEKYFPPSFFDIMVHLTVHLVRELRLCGPVYLRWMYPFERFMKVLKGYVRNRNRPEGCIAECYIAEEGIEFCTEYLSNVEAIGIPSTSNIDQKVGASIFGGHTMKVEVAIGNEEPVSETLKWIAHGPSHYVFKYHGYVINGCHYHTKKRDDLRATQNSGVKIVATTMQIDSAKDKNPVFGELCFYGVITEIWDLDYTMFRIPIFKCDWVDNKNGIKVDDLGFTLVDFSKMAHKSDPFILASQAKQVFYVQDELDPRWSVVLSTPQQDFLERDEGDDLMDNSIEHHPVISSLPQVESFDAMDDSDAICMRGDCEGIWVENK